Genomic DNA from Methanofastidiosum sp.:
TGGGTAAGGTCGCACCAGCACTTATGAAGGCTACTGCCATTATCATGTATGTTCCTGTAATTCCCAGACCAAAGAATATTGATTTTAAGAGGATAGTTAATGATTTGCTACCTGAACCAACTGTGTAAGCAATTATAAATGATAATACTGCAAGTAGGCACGGGGAAAGGCTAGAAAAAAATCCTGCTGCGAATGCTCCAAGTAAACTTATTGCGGAGACTGAACCGCCGTTTGTCACAGGCTTTCCTGCAAGGCATCCCTCAATTGCCTTCTGGATACCTGGATCTACCTGATTTACGCCTTCGAGTTTTGTCGTCCCGCAGACTATCACTGAAGGAACTATCTTAAATCCAGCCTCTGTGAATTCCTTGTAGCCAGTTGGTGTAAATACATCAACTTCAACTACTTCTATATCGTAACCTTTCTCATCTATTAATGCATACATCTTTGCTTTTGATGCCTTGCAGTAGTCACATGTTTCCTCATAAAAAAATCTGATTGTCTTACCATTGCCAGTTGGTGTTGTTGGCTGAGTAGGCGTTTCAGTTGCTGGATCTAATATCGAGTCAAAAAGCACCTTTAGTGATGTTTCCTCAAACTGACTTATGCCTTCAAGCTTTGTAGTTCCATTTATTACAGCTGAAGGCGTAATGGTAAATGAATTATTCTTAAACTCTGCAAAACCGCTAGATGTAAATGTATCAATTTCTACTAAATTAAGCTTTCCATTGTACTGAGTTTGATTCAATTTAGATATAGTTGCCTTTGCCTCGGCACAGTACGGGCAACCTGGAGAAGTAAATAATCTAATCTCTATCGTATCCTCTGCTGAAACAGTTGTGAGGCTTCCAAATAG
This window encodes:
- a CDS encoding sulfite exporter TauE/SafE family protein, which produces MKKRVFNIILLSLFIISLFGSLTTVSAEDTIEIRLFTSPGCPYCAEAKATISKLNQTQYNGKLNLVEIDTFTSSGFAEFKNNSFTITPSAVINGTTKLEGISQFEETSLKVLFDSILDPATETPTQPTTPTGNGKTIRFFYEETCDYCKASKAKMYALIDEKGYDIEVVEVDVFTPTGYKEFTEAGFKIVPSVIVCGTTKLEGVNQVDPGIQKAIEGCLAGKPVTNGGSVSAISLLGAFAAGFFSSLSPCLLAVLSFIIAYTVGSGSKSLTILLKSIFFGLGITGTYMIMAVAFISAGATLPRYLTFYLSLLGASVVFFLGLNLINSGLNIVALPISKKSFGQRMTKKLVLSYGLAGVFLLGMIFAVINIPCAAIILPILIDEALHGTAYTAFLKVLLYGIGILIPFIIIGAVGAFTKNIARDMRWNPKVRFFGWVVMGGVVIIVSFWLLIQGFNMVETVTTQYILHTILTFAIIMFIVGYAYGKWKKVDKGDDGKKEIPAY